AAGTTCGTCGGTACGTTCGACAAGTTGGATCTTTACGTCTGCCAGTTCGGCTTCGAGCAAGGCAATACGACCACGAAGCTGATCGATGTTGTCTGGAGCCCCGAGACCAGATTCTTGCCAGGTTTGCTCGCCCATCAGCTGCGAGAGGCGATGTTCGAGTTGTTGCACGCGAGTGGCGTAACGCGCATTGCGCTCCTTTGCGGCATGCAGGTCAGCCTCAAGCGACGATCGGCTGACTGTGGTGACGGACGCTGGTCGTTCGGCAAGGGCATGTAGCTCCTCGAGAAGATCGTGGTGACGATAGAGGAAGCTGCGATCGACTCCAGCACTCCGAGCGATAGCGCTCGCGCTTAGTTGTCCTCCGGACTTGGCGGCATCGTCGAGCGCAGTTAGAACACGTTGGCGCCGCCGGAGACTGTCGGCTCTCCTGCCCTCGGCCAGAGCTGCGGTTCGGACGTTTGGGTTAGTGGTCATGGCTGGCGACTCGGCCGGAGATCTAGCGGAACATGGCGTACATCGGGCATTCCGAGTGCCACGGTGCGATGACGGCGGACGGTTTCGACAGCATGGTCAATGCGTGTGCGTTCGTCGATGCCGAGGTCATTAAGTCCCGCCGTGATGTGGGCGATAAGTTGGCGTACCTTGACGATCTCTTCTTTGGATGGCATGGCCTCTTGGCTCGCCCAGTCCTCAAGCTCGGTGGTGGTGGCGAGAAGGCGTTCACGGTTCCGTAGCAGGTCATCCAGATAGGCGTTGAGATCAGGTAGGTAGGAGACGTCGGTCCGGAAGTGGTCACAGCCCGTGCAGCGGAAGCGAAACGGACAGGCACCCCCTCCGGCTTTGACGTTGGAGGGTTCAGTACATACCCCGAAAGGGACGGCGGTCTTGCTGATTGCCCGACGGGCGTGCTCCGAGTCGAGCAAGGTCTGCACCTCATGCCAGATGCGCGTGCCGTGGCGATCGAAGGCCAAGGCGGAGACCGCCTCTATGGCTTGGCGCCGACGTGGCTCGCCGATGTTGTAGTAACCCTTGGTCGTGTCAAGCTTGCGATGGTCCATAAGCTCGCGCAACACGTCGATAGGTACGCCTGCGTCTGCGTGGCGTTGTGCATAGCTGTGGCGATACGCATAGAGCACAACCCGACGCTGGTCGAACTCGGTGCCGTCGTTCCTCCGTAGCACAGGGAGTCGCGAAACCCATTCTCTATGAGCGAACCCCAAGGTGAATGCGGTAATGGCCCTTCGCCCGTCGGGGTTACGTCGATCGGTTGGCAGCAACTTCAACTCGCCAAGTGGGGTGTCGGGAAACCGTGAGCGCACCCGTTGTTGCTGGACCACGATGACCTGGGCCGTGGGTTCACCGATGGGCAGACGCCGACCGAGGCGGTTGGCCTTGTGATTGTCGAACACCAACACTGCAAGGCCGTCCTCATCACGGGTCAGACAGTCGAAGGAAAGATCGCAGATCTCCTCTGGGCGGCGACCGGTATCGATGGCAAGCTCGATACCGGTGCGTACTTCGCTAGATGAGATCTCTATGAGGTGGTTGCACAGCTGGGCCAAGACCTCGGGCGGCACGTCTCGCCCTATCTGCGTAGAGTCTGGCTTATCAGGCACATCTTCACGGTGTATCGCGAAGTCTTCGCCGAGTCCACCCGCGACCTGGCCGGTTCGGGTGAGCCCCATTGCCCGAACCCTTTGAAGCACAGCTCGCACCTCGCGCGTCGCCCGGATACGAGCATCACCACTGATACGCCCGGCAGATACGAGATAGCTCAGCCGGTTCAAGAACCCCTCCATGTCGACTCGACTGAGCGTGCCGGGGAGCTCACCGGCGTCCTCGCGAAGCCTCAGTGACTCCGAAAGCATCACCACACAGTTCACGTGATGGCGTACCGCGAGGCCACCGCTCGTTCGGCGTCCCGGTCGGATGCGGCGTCTTGGAAGATCATCGGCTGCCCAGCGCTTGGTCGCCTCCTTCAACCAGTGCTGACTGATCCGCTCGAACGAGACCGACCCGTAGTGGCCGAAGACCGCAAGGTCCCAGACATCCTTAGCGACCTCGCTCTCCGGGGTGGCGAGTGCCCGGCGAGCATAGGCGGCGAGGGAGTTTGCCAGCCCGATGTAGCCGAGGTTGCCTTGCTTGGCTACTGGGGCCACGAAGGCCTCGATCGAGGCGACCTGTTGACGACGCAGGTCATCACAGAACGCCCGCAGGTCGGACTCCTTGGTCTTGACGCGCTCTACTACGCAGCGACACTGGAGGCCGTAGAGGACCTCGGCAACAACCACTAGATTGAGCCCACGCAGACTGATCTCACCACCGACACCGATGGCGGGCCCAATTGCTCGCCAACTCTCCTCGTCAAGATCGGGCTCACGTCGCAGTGCGACACGTAGGCGAATCTGATGAGCCTCACAATAACAACCATCGGGGTGGCGCCGTTGACGTGTGCATGCAACCACGAGGCAAGGGCCGCTGGGAGGCAGAGCGCTCACCTCGGAGTGGACGATGAAAGCCTTAAGGGGCACCCCGAGGTCGCGTTGCTGGTCAAGGTGTGAACGGCATAACCCCGGTGGGCGCAAGAGCCGCTCCCGCTTGCAGTCATTGACGAGGCACTGCATTGCTGATCGAGTTGGCTTGTTCGGCGGGCTGAGCAGCTCGACCTGTTGGTCAGAGAGCCCCTCTTTCTCCAGGCGGTGCCGACACGAGTAGCAGACTCTGGCCTCCGTTGGAGCCGTTGTATGACATCCCACTACGACGCACACTGGGCGGACAAGGAGGAGGTGGTTCTCTGGTGGCGCAAGCACTAGGCGTTCTGCATCGAAACCTATCTCGGTGAGGAATGTCTCGTTGACAAGTGCTCCGATTCTGCTACCCTGATTCTCGAACCCACCGGAGCCAAAGTGCTCGGAGGTGCTGGCGATCCCTGCCGCCCTTGATGCGCCGCTCACTGTGTTGGTCCGTAGACACCACGAGGTGAAGGGACGGCCTCGATCGCTTGGCGTAGCCTCCCTGGGGCTGGGTGTAGGTAGACCTCCGAGGAGGACATCGATCGGTGACCGAGCAGCTCGGCGATCTCGTCAAGTCTGCCACCGGCATCGGCGAGGTTACTCCCGAAGGCATGGCGCAACTGATGGGGTGCCACCGCTGCCGGCAGGCCAGCCCGCTGCGAGCACGCCCGCAGCAACTCGTTGAGTGCATCGGGGCGCATCGGTGCACCAAGCGGTGCTCGGAACAGGTTCACTACGACGAAGTCGCTCCTGAAGGCCTCTGAACACATGGTGCGTTCAAGCTCATAGGTATCGAATGCCCGGACAACGAGCGCGTCGAGGGGGAGTACGCGGGGGTGCCTAGACTTCGCCCACGACTCGTTGGGGTTGTCGCGTCGCAAAATATGCAGGTGTGCACCGGCTACTTCGCAGCCGAGTCGTCTG
This genomic window from Ferrimicrobium sp. contains:
- a CDS encoding DUF6262 family protein: MTTNPNVRTAALAEGRRADSLRRRQRVLTALDDAAKSGGQLSASAIARSAGVDRSFLYRHHDLLEELHALAERPASVTTVSRSSLEADLHAAKERNARYATRVQQLEHRLSQLMGEQTWQESGLGAPDNIDQLRGRIALLEAELADVKIQLVERTDELKAARSANRELFTNLNLRSRSESD
- a CDS encoding site-specific integrase; amino-acid sequence: MSGASRAAGIASTSEHFGSGGFENQGSRIGALVNETFLTEIGFDAERLVLAPPENHLLLVRPVCVVVGCHTTAPTEARVCYSCRHRLEKEGLSDQQVELLSPPNKPTRSAMQCLVNDCKRERLLRPPGLCRSHLDQQRDLGVPLKAFIVHSEVSALPPSGPCLVVACTRQRRHPDGCYCEAHQIRLRVALRREPDLDEESWRAIGPAIGVGGEISLRGLNLVVVAEVLYGLQCRCVVERVKTKESDLRAFCDDLRRQQVASIEAFVAPVAKQGNLGYIGLANSLAAYARRALATPESEVAKDVWDLAVFGHYGSVSFERISQHWLKEATKRWAADDLPRRRIRPGRRTSGGLAVRHHVNCVVMLSESLRLREDAGELPGTLSRVDMEGFLNRLSYLVSAGRISGDARIRATREVRAVLQRVRAMGLTRTGQVAGGLGEDFAIHREDVPDKPDSTQIGRDVPPEVLAQLCNHLIEISSSEVRTGIELAIDTGRRPEEICDLSFDCLTRDEDGLAVLVFDNHKANRLGRRLPIGEPTAQVIVVQQQRVRSRFPDTPLGELKLLPTDRRNPDGRRAITAFTLGFAHREWVSRLPVLRRNDGTEFDQRRVVLYAYRHSYAQRHADAGVPIDVLRELMDHRKLDTTKGYYNIGEPRRRQAIEAVSALAFDRHGTRIWHEVQTLLDSEHARRAISKTAVPFGVCTEPSNVKAGGGACPFRFRCTGCDHFRTDVSYLPDLNAYLDDLLRNRERLLATTTELEDWASQEAMPSKEEIVKVRQLIAHITAGLNDLGIDERTRIDHAVETVRRHRTVALGMPDVRHVPLDLRPSRQP